In a genomic window of Candidatus Acidiferrales bacterium:
- a CDS encoding VOC family protein, which yields MIVTHGLTHLALSVRDPDRSLRFYSSVFGVREYFRDVNTIQVLGPGPHDVIAFERRPDEAGNPGGVIHFGFRLTRPEDIDAAVAAVEKAGGTVSSKGEFGPGLPYAFVRDPDGYEIEIWFE from the coding sequence ATGATCGTGACTCATGGCCTCACGCACTTGGCACTTTCCGTACGGGACCCGGATCGCTCTCTCCGCTTCTACAGCTCAGTGTTTGGCGTTCGGGAATACTTCCGTGATGTCAACACTATTCAAGTTCTTGGGCCCGGTCCCCATGACGTCATCGCCTTCGAACGACGCCCAGATGAGGCCGGAAATCCCGGGGGTGTCATTCACTTTGGCTTCAGGCTGACCCGGCCCGAAGACATTGATGCCGCGGTCGCGGCCGTTGAGAAGGCGGGCGGGACCGTAAGCTCGAAAGGCGAGTTTGGCCCGGGCTTGCCGTATGCTTTCGTTCGTGATCCGGATGGATACGAGATAGAGATCTGGTTCGAGTAA
- a CDS encoding methyltransferase domain-containing protein, whose translation MNEINQTNLIPFVCPKCKHPLRLEKLLLNCSECNRTYPIVDGIPDFLSGDSQANLAPVFGGTAGITTLERMAKKMDFFSTVYDSQLFGSVMLKLSGISGGFPRFIKSVTSFHSKAFEGIAGSVLDVACGPATYGRRIALPSRDIYGVDISMGMLRKGKVCVERENVSGIHLARACVEELPFENAVFDGVMCSGALHLFSDTVLSLREIARTMKSGAPLSVQTFAPGKTVINRFVQTHSWVHTFELDELQQYLTKAGFEGFQYEQDGIVLTFSTHKA comes from the coding sequence ATGAATGAAATCAATCAGACAAATCTTATTCCATTTGTTTGCCCGAAGTGTAAACACCCTCTCCGTTTGGAGAAACTCTTGCTCAACTGCAGTGAGTGTAACCGGACGTATCCCATCGTCGACGGTATTCCCGACTTCCTTTCAGGAGATTCGCAGGCCAATCTTGCCCCCGTCTTTGGTGGAACTGCCGGCATTACAACATTAGAACGCATGGCCAAGAAGATGGACTTTTTCTCCACCGTTTATGATTCCCAGCTCTTTGGCTCAGTGATGCTGAAACTATCCGGTATCAGTGGCGGTTTTCCGCGGTTCATCAAGAGTGTCACAAGTTTTCATTCAAAAGCATTCGAGGGCATAGCCGGATCCGTGCTTGACGTGGCCTGTGGACCGGCCACTTACGGACGGCGCATCGCGTTGCCATCCAGAGACATTTACGGCGTTGATATCTCGATGGGCATGTTGCGGAAAGGCAAGGTCTGTGTCGAGCGGGAAAACGTATCGGGGATTCACCTCGCCCGAGCCTGCGTAGAGGAGCTGCCATTTGAGAACGCCGTCTTTGACGGGGTTATGTGTTCCGGTGCTCTCCACCTCTTTTCCGACACCGTACTTTCTTTACGCGAAATTGCGCGCACCATGAAATCAGGCGCTCCTCTGTCTGTCCAGACATTCGCTCCGGGGAAAACAGTGATCAATCGCTTTGTGCAGACACATTCCTGGGTTCACACTTTTGAACTTGATGAATTACAGCAGTATCTGACCAAGGCTGGTTTTGAAGGATTCCAATACGAACAGGATGGCATCGTTCTCACTTTCAGTACACATAAGGCATGA
- a CDS encoding glycosyltransferase family 39 protein, with the protein MRFNRPLEYLFLPLAFALVLFALLMLTANNYGIFTDELYYVACAQHLDFGYVDHPPFIAWVTRLSLLFGSSLYVLRVLPALAGSGTIILAALISRALGGGRFASAFASLTILCGTFFWVMFGFVSMNAYDVFFVTLASYLFILILKKGSAHLWVLFGVVVGIGLNTKLSMLVIAFGLFVGLVLTPERRLFRTRFPYTAAAVAFALYFPHILWQVVHGWPTVEFIRLAHEKNLDISVPGLLGQLAFTLNLFLLPVWLIGLVELLSHRISTSMRPLGIAIVVYFVVYLMNRSKFYYLIPPIPVLLAAGAVTLDRLTEAHGKRWIRTAAIIPIVSMGIATLPFGLPVLPIESFVSYARLWGLQGKIQMERNDAKVIPGYFGQRIGWDAFAKTVASVYKALPDSDRTQCGILGFHYGESGAVDYFGPSLGLPRAIGRHMSYWLWGPREYSGKVMIVIISGPGRIDSFFRTVKLCTTYEFPYVDDQNRVKRIYLCRDPIEPMPKLWQRIKEFG; encoded by the coding sequence ATGAGATTCAATCGCCCGTTGGAATATTTATTCTTGCCGCTCGCATTTGCACTCGTCCTCTTTGCACTCTTGATGCTGACGGCGAACAATTACGGCATCTTCACGGATGAGTTGTACTATGTCGCATGTGCTCAGCACCTTGACTTCGGGTATGTCGACCATCCCCCTTTCATCGCCTGGGTAACCAGGCTCAGTCTGCTTTTTGGCAGCTCTCTATATGTTCTCCGGGTACTGCCGGCACTTGCCGGTTCAGGGACTATCATCCTTGCGGCGTTGATTTCACGAGCTCTCGGCGGCGGTCGTTTTGCATCTGCATTTGCGTCACTCACAATCCTCTGTGGAACCTTCTTCTGGGTGATGTTCGGTTTTGTTTCAATGAACGCATATGATGTCTTCTTTGTCACACTTGCATCTTACCTGTTTATCCTGATCCTTAAAAAGGGATCGGCACATCTGTGGGTCCTGTTTGGTGTCGTGGTTGGCATCGGTTTGAACACAAAACTCTCCATGCTGGTAATCGCCTTCGGTCTGTTCGTTGGCCTTGTGCTGACGCCCGAGCGGCGGCTGTTCCGAACGCGCTTTCCGTACACTGCTGCCGCCGTAGCATTCGCTCTGTATTTTCCTCATATCCTCTGGCAGGTTGTCCATGGTTGGCCTACTGTGGAGTTCATACGGCTTGCACACGAAAAAAACCTGGACATCTCGGTTCCTGGACTCCTCGGACAACTTGCATTTACATTGAACTTGTTTCTTCTTCCTGTCTGGCTGATCGGGCTGGTAGAGTTGTTGTCGCATAGGATATCGACGTCAATGCGTCCGCTTGGAATTGCTATTGTTGTCTACTTCGTCGTGTATCTTATGAATCGATCGAAATTCTATTACCTCATTCCCCCGATTCCAGTCCTCCTTGCGGCCGGTGCTGTAACCCTTGACAGACTGACCGAAGCTCATGGGAAAAGATGGATCAGGACGGCTGCTATTATTCCAATTGTCTCGATGGGTATAGCGACTCTCCCGTTTGGTCTTCCTGTCCTTCCTATTGAATCATTCGTTTCCTATGCCCGACTTTGGGGACTGCAAGGAAAAATCCAGATGGAACGGAACGACGCAAAAGTGATTCCGGGATATTTCGGGCAGCGCATTGGCTGGGATGCGTTTGCCAAAACGGTCGCGTCCGTCTATAAAGCGCTCCCTGACTCAGACCGTACGCAATGCGGAATTCTCGGCTTTCACTATGGCGAGTCAGGTGCTGTAGATTATTTCGGACCTTCACTGGGATTGCCCAGGGCTATCGGCCGCCACATGAGTTATTGGCTGTGGGGCCCTCGCGAGTATTCCGGGAAGGTGATGATCGTGATCATTTCAGGGCCAGGGCGTATCGATAGTTTTTTTCGCACCGTAAAACTTTGCACCACCTATGAATTTCCGTATGTCGACGATCAGAACCGGGTCAAGAGAATCTATCTATGCCGCGATCCGATAGAGCCCATGCCGAAACTCTGGCAGCGAATAAAGGAATTCGGTTAG
- a CDS encoding SDR family NAD(P)-dependent oxidoreductase, which produces MNDFSGRSVLITGASSGIGKAIVVHLARQGYTVLAAVRKNSDVETLNNLGFNNLKPVCPLDLTKQEQIHSAANSIKEQVNSNQLPSLYTVINVAGGGQIAPIELMNISNFREELEKRLVGPISLLQELLPLLRRTKGRVLWISTPGLFPVPYVADIHAPDFAVNYLARTLNLELRPDGIKNILVRCGGINTPSSERTENNLSAMFNNWSKEKLDIYRNRLIKVQRDLRQFSVKRTDPEKVAILISKILIADNPRVRYQVGYMSGLGAFLEKLPQSWVDFIMGKREN; this is translated from the coding sequence ATGAATGACTTCTCTGGAAGATCTGTCTTAATAACGGGGGCATCTTCGGGAATTGGAAAAGCAATTGTTGTTCATCTTGCGAGACAGGGTTATACCGTTCTGGCTGCTGTTCGAAAGAATTCTGATGTAGAGACATTGAATAATCTCGGGTTTAATAATCTGAAGCCGGTGTGTCCGCTCGACCTTACAAAACAGGAACAAATACACTCTGCCGCTAATTCCATAAAAGAACAGGTAAACAGCAATCAATTGCCTTCCCTATATACCGTCATCAATGTTGCAGGAGGTGGACAGATTGCTCCCATCGAATTAATGAACATTTCCAATTTCAGGGAGGAATTGGAGAAGCGGCTTGTCGGTCCAATATCATTGCTGCAAGAATTACTTCCCCTGTTGCGCCGCACTAAAGGCAGGGTTCTTTGGATATCCACGCCCGGTTTATTTCCCGTTCCTTATGTAGCCGACATTCATGCTCCTGATTTTGCCGTAAATTATTTGGCAAGGACTTTAAACCTGGAACTCCGTCCGGATGGTATAAAGAATATCCTCGTTCGGTGCGGTGGAATTAATACGCCATCTTCGGAGCGAACCGAAAATAACCTTTCTGCCATGTTCAATAATTGGTCAAAAGAAAAACTGGACATTTACAGGAACCGCTTGATCAAAGTGCAAAGAGACCTGAGACAGTTTAGTGTAAAAAGAACGGATCCGGAGAAGGTCGCGATATTAATTTCAAAAATATTGATCGCAGACAATCCGAGAGTAAGATATCAGGTTGGTTATATGTCGGGGTTAGGCGCCTTTCTTGAAAAACTTCCACAATCATGGGTCGATTTCATTATGGGGAAAAGAGAAAACTAA
- a CDS encoding FlgD immunoglobulin-like domain containing protein: MKCILIFPSLIVGGAFAQPAKPGKTDAVGQIPQQSSGQVWQIPFASSDNTISLSIQNNSSTEAKNVSVAFNKFPSWLKFKESTATIKSISANASGDAGFTFSVDKKAPVGKDTTLSATISTADGQSWTKEIKIAVGAPKDYKLYNNFPNPFNPSTKIAFELPKASHVKLIIYDIVGREVTQVADADYPAGYTELTWNGTNKNGAIVSSGVYFYRISTDKWSKVKKMLMVK, from the coding sequence ATGAAATGCATTTTAATTTTTCCATCGCTGATCGTAGGAGGTGCCTTTGCCCAACCGGCAAAGCCTGGCAAAACGGATGCCGTGGGACAGATCCCTCAACAAAGTTCGGGACAGGTCTGGCAAATCCCATTCGCCTCATCGGACAACACGATCTCGCTCAGCATACAAAACAATTCCAGCACTGAGGCGAAGAATGTGTCCGTCGCGTTCAACAAATTTCCGTCCTGGCTGAAATTCAAGGAGAGCACCGCAACTATAAAAAGCATTTCGGCAAATGCTTCCGGTGACGCCGGGTTTACATTCTCTGTTGATAAGAAAGCTCCTGTAGGGAAGGACACGACTTTGTCGGCGACAATAAGTACTGCAGATGGTCAAAGTTGGACGAAGGAAATAAAAATCGCCGTGGGAGCGCCGAAGGATTATAAGCTTTACAACAACTTTCCAAATCCGTTCAATCCGTCGACAAAGATTGCATTTGAGCTTCCGAAAGCATCGCACGTAAAGCTCATCATCTATGACATCGTCGGCCGGGAAGTCACGCAGGTGGCAGATGCAGATTATCCTGCCGGTTACACTGAGCTGACATGGAACGGTACAAATAAAAATGGTGCGATCGTTTCGTCGGGTGTTTATTTTTACCGGATCAGCACGGATAAGTGGAGCAAGGTCAAGAAAATGTTGATGGTTAAATAG
- a CDS encoding PQQ-binding-like beta-propeller repeat protein, with amino-acid sequence MDSVNRLRSHPVKVFLSIAFLIFFVPQPSRCQNYDWPQFNFDPQHSGNDTKETKITRQNVGSLHQLFKISLPSVADGAPAYLSDVQTPGGKLDMIFVTAKDGHIIALNAASGDVIWSHQYGTGNYRINNRSNPTYTTSSPAIDPDRTFVYSYGLDGYVHKYRITDGEETKNGGWPELCTLKPFDEKGSSALAVATAKDDSSYLYVANGGYLGDHGDYQGHLTTINLHDGTQHVFDANGSDQNVHFVERPGTPDWPAVQTAIWARAGVVYDATLDKIYMATGNGPFDPKDHNWGDTVFSLNPDGTGSDGNPVDSYTPTNFEDLDREDLDLGSTAPAIIPTPDNCSVKHLAVQGGKDKVLRLINLSDLSGRGGAGNVGGEIGRLVDIPSGEMVFTAPAVWVDPQDKASWIFVGTYFGLAAYRLQVDAEGTPGLKLVWKQSDGSSSPIIANGVLYCAVSGSIRAIDPVSGKILWRDEHLGKIHWESPIVDNGVLYITDESGHLTAYGL; translated from the coding sequence ATGGACAGTGTCAATAGACTCAGGAGTCATCCTGTAAAAGTATTTCTTTCGATAGCTTTTCTGATTTTTTTCGTTCCCCAACCCTCCAGATGCCAGAATTATGATTGGCCGCAATTTAATTTCGATCCACAACACAGTGGAAATGACACTAAAGAAACCAAAATCACTCGCCAAAACGTCGGAAGCTTGCATCAGCTCTTCAAAATATCGCTGCCGTCCGTTGCAGACGGTGCGCCCGCCTACCTAAGTGATGTCCAAACTCCGGGAGGGAAGTTGGATATGATTTTTGTGACTGCCAAAGACGGTCACATCATAGCGCTCAATGCAGCGAGCGGTGACGTGATCTGGTCCCATCAATATGGCACTGGCAATTATCGAATAAACAACAGATCGAATCCAACTTATACGACGTCCTCTCCTGCCATCGACCCTGATCGAACGTTTGTTTATAGTTACGGGCTTGATGGGTACGTCCATAAGTATCGCATCACCGACGGAGAGGAAACAAAGAACGGCGGATGGCCGGAGTTATGTACTCTCAAGCCCTTCGATGAAAAAGGCTCGTCCGCACTTGCCGTCGCAACCGCAAAAGACGACAGCTCTTATCTTTACGTCGCCAACGGCGGATACCTGGGCGACCACGGGGATTATCAAGGACATCTAACCACGATCAACTTGCATGATGGTACACAGCACGTCTTTGATGCGAACGGCAGCGATCAAAATGTTCACTTCGTGGAACGCCCCGGTACGCCCGATTGGCCTGCAGTTCAAACTGCGATATGGGCGAGGGCCGGCGTCGTGTATGATGCAACGCTGGATAAAATATATATGGCCACGGGAAATGGCCCCTTTGATCCGAAGGATCATAATTGGGGAGACACGGTTTTTTCATTAAATCCTGACGGGACAGGGAGCGATGGCAATCCCGTCGACAGTTATACGCCGACGAATTTTGAAGATTTGGACAGGGAGGACCTGGATCTTGGCAGCACGGCGCCGGCGATAATTCCCACGCCGGACAACTGTTCCGTCAAACATCTTGCAGTACAGGGCGGGAAGGACAAAGTCCTGCGTCTGATTAATCTCTCAGACCTGAGCGGGCGCGGAGGTGCCGGTAATGTCGGCGGAGAAATCGGCAGGCTCGTGGATATTCCATCGGGCGAAATGGTTTTCACCGCGCCTGCAGTCTGGGTGGATCCGCAGGACAAAGCATCATGGATCTTTGTCGGAACATATTTCGGACTCGCTGCATATCGATTGCAGGTTGATGCGGAGGGGACGCCGGGTCTAAAACTTGTCTGGAAACAATCGGATGGCAGCAGCTCGCCGATTATTGCAAACGGCGTTTTGTATTGTGCCGTCAGCGGCAGCATCCGCGCTATCGATCCGGTGAGCGGAAAAATCTTATGGCGTGATGAACATCTTGGAAAAATCCACTGGGAAAGCCCGATAGTCGACAACGGTGTCTTATATATCACGGATGAATCCGGACACTTGACGGCGTACGGATTATAA